From Stenotrophomonas maltophilia, a single genomic window includes:
- a CDS encoding aldo/keto reductase, translated as MQTRELGRSGLKVSALGLGCMGLSHGYGQPVERSQGIALLQAAVERGVTFFDTAEVYGPYTNEDLLGEALAPYRDRLVIATKFGFKDARVDTGLDSRPENIRAVAEASLKRLRTDHIDLFYQHRVDPNVPIEDVAGTVRDLIAEGKVGHFGLSEASAATVRRAHAVQPVTAVQSEYSLWWREPERELLPTLQELGIGFVPFSPLGRGFLTGAINAETTFDANDFRNTVPRFEVEARQANQALVDRISTIAAARGATPAQVALAWLLAQAPWIVPIPGTTKVHRLDENLGAAALQLAPEELQRIAQALDEVLIVGERYNAQRAAQAKG; from the coding sequence ATGCAGACACGTGAACTCGGCCGCAGCGGCCTGAAGGTTTCCGCCCTGGGCCTGGGCTGCATGGGCCTGAGCCATGGCTATGGCCAGCCGGTCGAGCGCAGCCAGGGCATCGCCCTGCTGCAGGCCGCCGTTGAACGCGGTGTGACCTTCTTCGACACCGCCGAGGTGTACGGCCCGTACACCAATGAAGATCTGCTCGGGGAGGCGTTGGCGCCGTACCGCGACAGGCTGGTGATCGCCACCAAGTTCGGCTTCAAGGATGCGCGTGTCGATACCGGCCTGGACAGCCGCCCGGAGAACATCCGTGCGGTGGCCGAGGCCAGCCTCAAGCGCCTGCGTACCGACCATATCGATCTGTTCTACCAGCACCGCGTCGATCCGAACGTGCCGATCGAGGATGTGGCCGGCACCGTGCGTGACCTGATCGCCGAAGGCAAGGTCGGCCACTTCGGCCTGTCCGAGGCCAGTGCCGCCACCGTGCGCCGCGCGCATGCGGTGCAGCCCGTCACTGCCGTGCAGAGCGAGTACTCGCTGTGGTGGCGCGAACCGGAACGCGAACTGCTGCCTACCCTGCAGGAACTGGGCATTGGCTTCGTGCCATTCAGCCCGCTGGGCCGTGGCTTCCTGACCGGCGCGATCAACGCCGAGACCACTTTCGATGCCAACGACTTCCGCAACACCGTGCCGCGTTTCGAGGTGGAAGCACGCCAGGCCAACCAGGCGCTGGTCGATCGCATCAGCACGATTGCCGCGGCACGGGGCGCCACACCGGCGCAGGTGGCGCTGGCCTGGCTGCTGGCGCAGGCGCCGTGGATCGTGCCGATTCCGGGCACCACCAAGGTCCACCGCCTGGACGAGAACCTGGGGGCGGCCGCACTGCAGCTGGCGCCGGAGGAGCTGCAGCGCATCGCACAGGCGCTGGACGAAGTGTTGATCGTCGGCGAGCGCTACAACGCGCAGCGCGCCGCCCAGGCCAAGGGCTGA
- a CDS encoding LysR family transcriptional regulator, translating into MSRENLNDLQAFVHVARAGSFTKAAAQLGVSQSALSHAMRGLEQRLGVRLLTRTTRSVSTTEAGARLLETLAPRLAEIEDGLAALAEYRERPAGTIRINATGHAAEYIAWPRLAPLLQQYPELKVELTTDYGLADIVAERYDIGIRLGERLARDMVAVPISPPLRMRVVGAPRYFHQHVVPRHPHDLAGHNCITLRLPTHGGLMPWDFGQDGNELSVRVGGQWTFNTMGMTRAAALAGSGLAWLPEDQVQPMLDDGRLQSVLDDWCPHFDGYYAYYPSRRHVTVAMRTVLDALRGPMGN; encoded by the coding sequence ATGTCCCGTGAAAACCTCAACGACCTGCAGGCCTTCGTCCACGTCGCCCGCGCGGGCAGCTTCACCAAGGCCGCCGCCCAGCTCGGCGTCTCCCAGTCCGCGCTCAGTCATGCCATGCGCGGCCTGGAACAGCGCCTGGGTGTGCGCCTGCTGACCCGCACCACCCGCAGCGTGTCCACCACCGAGGCCGGCGCCCGCCTGCTGGAAACGCTGGCCCCGCGCCTGGCCGAGATCGAGGACGGGCTGGCCGCACTGGCCGAGTACCGCGAACGCCCGGCCGGCACCATCCGCATCAACGCCACCGGCCATGCCGCCGAGTACATCGCCTGGCCGCGGCTGGCACCGTTGCTGCAGCAGTATCCGGAGCTGAAGGTGGAACTGACCACCGACTACGGCCTGGCCGACATCGTCGCCGAACGTTACGACATCGGCATCCGCCTGGGCGAGCGCCTGGCCCGCGACATGGTCGCGGTGCCGATCAGCCCGCCACTGCGCATGCGCGTGGTCGGTGCGCCCCGCTACTTCCACCAGCACGTGGTACCACGGCATCCGCACGACCTTGCCGGGCACAACTGCATCACCCTGCGCCTGCCCACGCATGGCGGGCTGATGCCGTGGGACTTCGGCCAGGACGGCAACGAGCTGAGCGTGCGCGTTGGCGGGCAATGGACCTTCAACACCATGGGCATGACCCGCGCCGCCGCGCTGGCCGGCAGCGGCCTGGCCTGGCTGCCGGAAGACCAGGTGCAGCCGATGCTGGACGATGGTCGCCTGCAATCCGTGCTGGACGACTGGTGCCCGCATTTCGATGGCTACTACGCGTATTACCCGTCGCGCCGCCACGTCACCGTGGCGATGCGCACGGTGCTTGATGCATTGCGCGGGCCGATGGGGAATTGA
- a CDS encoding DUF4287 domain-containing protein, which translates to MSTDTTPKGPASYFPSIEKTYGQPVAHWFGLLAGKKGLKHMELVSFLKSEHGLGHGHANALVAHHLAGKG; encoded by the coding sequence ATGAGCACTGACACCACGCCGAAAGGCCCGGCCTCGTATTTCCCCTCCATCGAGAAGACCTACGGCCAGCCGGTGGCGCACTGGTTCGGGTTGCTGGCGGGCAAGAAGGGCCTGAAGCACATGGAACTGGTCAGCTTCCTGAAGAGCGAGCACGGGCTGGGCCATGGCCATGCCAACGCGCTGGTGGCGCACCATCTGGCCGGCAAGGGCTGA
- a CDS encoding YitT family protein, whose translation MSLESHGPAPCDDADGHLVTAGPLTPPPDSAGTTADEKALRHSIAEDVQGMVLATMVASLGLAIFAKSGLMIGGMAGMAFLLHYALDWNFGVVFVLVNLPFYWVALRRMGWEFTLKTFAAVTACGVLTDLLPRWIDFSHIHPLYSAIVGGALSGLGILFFIRHRASLGGIGILAVYLQRTRGWSAGKVQMSYDACLMVAAFFVLSPSKVLYSAIGAVVLSLVLMFNHRPGRYMGV comes from the coding sequence ATGTCCCTTGAATCCCATGGCCCCGCGCCGTGCGACGACGCTGACGGCCACCTGGTCACCGCTGGCCCGCTGACTCCGCCGCCCGACAGTGCCGGCACCACCGCCGACGAAAAAGCACTGCGCCACTCGATCGCCGAGGACGTGCAGGGCATGGTGCTGGCCACGATGGTGGCCTCGCTGGGCCTGGCCATCTTCGCCAAGAGTGGGCTGATGATCGGCGGCATGGCCGGCATGGCCTTCCTGCTGCACTACGCGCTGGACTGGAACTTCGGCGTGGTGTTCGTACTGGTCAATCTGCCCTTCTACTGGGTGGCGCTGCGCCGCATGGGCTGGGAATTCACCCTGAAGACCTTTGCCGCGGTCACCGCCTGCGGCGTGCTGACCGACCTGCTGCCGCGCTGGATCGATTTCTCGCATATCCACCCGCTGTACTCGGCCATCGTCGGTGGCGCGCTGTCCGGCCTGGGCATCCTGTTCTTCATCCGCCACCGTGCCAGCCTCGGTGGCATCGGCATCCTGGCGGTGTACCTGCAGCGCACCCGCGGCTGGAGCGCGGGCAAGGTGCAGATGTCCTACGACGCCTGCCTGATGGTGGCCGCGTTCTTCGTGCTGTCGCCGTCGAAGGTGCTGTATTCGGCCATCGGCGCGGTGGTGCTCAGCCTGGTGCTGATGTTCAACCACCGCCCCGGCCGTTACATGGGCGTGTGA
- a CDS encoding DNA-3-methyladenine glycosylase I has protein sequence MSGYCLIAPGHPVHDYYHANEYGFPQRDERELFERLVLEINQAGLSWETILKKREGFRAAYDGFDVDRVAAYAEQDIERLLSDAGIIRNRLKVLAAIHNAQVIQQLRASHGSFAAWLDAHHPLSKADWVKLFKKTFRFTGGEITGEFLMSLGYLPGAHAADCPVHARLLKLSPPWLQASR, from the coding sequence GTGTCCGGCTACTGCCTCATCGCACCGGGCCATCCGGTGCACGATTACTACCACGCCAACGAGTACGGCTTCCCGCAGCGCGACGAACGCGAGCTGTTCGAACGGCTGGTGCTGGAAATCAACCAGGCCGGCCTGAGCTGGGAGACCATCCTGAAGAAGCGCGAAGGCTTCCGCGCGGCCTATGACGGCTTCGACGTGGACCGCGTGGCGGCCTATGCCGAGCAGGACATCGAACGGCTGCTGTCGGATGCGGGCATCATCCGCAACCGGCTGAAGGTGCTGGCGGCGATCCACAACGCGCAGGTGATCCAGCAGCTGCGGGCCAGCCATGGCAGCTTCGCCGCCTGGCTCGATGCCCACCACCCGCTCAGCAAGGCTGACTGGGTGAAGCTGTTCAAGAAGACCTTCCGCTTCACTGGCGGCGAGATCACCGGCGAGTTCCTGATGAGCCTGGGCTACCTGCCCGGTGCGCACGCCGCGGACTGCCCGGTGCATGCGCGGCTGCTGAAACTGTCGCCACCGTGGTTGCAGGCCTCCCGGTAG
- a CDS encoding YqgE/AlgH family protein, which translates to MPVTPTSLADHLLVALPSLLDATFARSVALICQHDENGAMGVLVNQPSEYTLGEVLAQMDITTGDGDLQARMVLNGGPVHPERGFVIHDDARAWDSSLTVGEGLYLTTSRDILEAMARGEGPANAVVTLGCAGWGAGQLESELAENSWLTVPADAELVFQLPLEQRWQGAASRIGVDLFRLTDYSGHV; encoded by the coding sequence ATGCCAGTAACGCCGACCTCCCTTGCCGATCACCTGCTCGTCGCGCTGCCGTCGCTGCTCGACGCGACCTTCGCCCGCAGCGTCGCGCTGATCTGCCAGCACGACGAGAACGGCGCGATGGGCGTGCTGGTCAACCAGCCGTCCGAATACACCCTGGGCGAGGTGCTCGCCCAGATGGACATCACCACCGGCGATGGTGACCTGCAGGCGCGCATGGTGCTCAATGGCGGCCCGGTGCACCCCGAACGCGGCTTCGTCATCCACGATGACGCACGGGCGTGGGATTCCAGCCTGACCGTGGGCGAGGGCCTGTACCTGACCACCTCACGCGACATCCTTGAAGCGATGGCGCGCGGCGAAGGCCCGGCCAACGCCGTGGTCACCCTCGGCTGCGCCGGCTGGGGCGCAGGGCAGCTGGAAAGCGAGCTGGCCGAGAACAGCTGGCTGACCGTGCCGGCCGATGCCGAGCTGGTATTCCAGCTGCCGCTGGAGCAGCGCTGGCAAGGCGCGGCCTCGCGCATCGGCGTGGATCTGTTCCGGCTGACCGACTACAGCGGCCATGTCTGA
- the ruvX gene encoding Holliday junction resolvase RuvX: protein MSAAPAIRRDGTVLGFDVGSRRIGVAIGSAFAAHARAVAVVDVHGNGPDWAAIERLLKEWKPDGLVVGDPLTLDGQDQPNRKRAQGFARQLRERFKLPVVMIDERSSSVEAARRFAVERAEGRKRRRDAAALDAVAAAVIIDRWLSSPDDATPIP from the coding sequence GTGTCTGCTGCCCCGGCCATCCGCCGCGACGGCACGGTTCTGGGTTTCGATGTCGGTTCGCGGCGTATCGGCGTGGCCATCGGCAGTGCCTTCGCCGCCCATGCACGCGCAGTGGCCGTGGTCGATGTGCACGGCAATGGGCCGGACTGGGCGGCGATCGAACGCCTGCTCAAGGAATGGAAGCCCGATGGCCTGGTCGTTGGCGACCCGCTGACCCTGGACGGCCAGGACCAGCCCAACCGCAAGCGCGCGCAGGGCTTTGCCCGCCAGCTGCGGGAACGCTTCAAGCTGCCGGTGGTGATGATCGACGAGCGCTCGAGCTCGGTCGAGGCCGCCCGCCGCTTCGCCGTCGAGCGCGCCGAAGGGCGCAAGCGCCGCCGCGATGCGGCCGCCCTCGACGCCGTGGCCGCGGCGGTGATCATCGATCGCTGGCTGTCGTCTCCCGACGACGCCACCCCCATTCCCTGA
- a CDS encoding aspartate carbamoyltransferase catalytic subunit yields the protein MTAQQIDASGRLRHLLTLEGLPRETLLQLLDRAGQIRDAAVGRVGNKRHVLAGSAVCTLFFEPSTRTRSSFQLAAQRLGADVLNFDASTSSTRKGETACDTLRNLEAMGVRGFVVRHPDDGAVAALAEAAGEGTALINAGDGRSSHPTQGLLDMLTLRQAKGPDFSKLKVVIVGDVKHSRVARTDLHALRTLGVGEIRVCGPQSLLPDDETLKGCVVGDDFDAMLEGVDALMMLRLQRERMEEGLVPSLEQYHAEYGLTNERLARAGKDAAVLHPGPINRGVEVTDEVADGPQSWVLRQVANGVAVRMAVLETLLG from the coding sequence ATGACCGCCCAGCAAATCGATGCCTCCGGACGCCTGCGCCACCTGTTGACCCTTGAGGGGCTGCCGCGCGAAACCCTGCTGCAGCTGCTCGACCGCGCCGGGCAGATCCGCGACGCCGCGGTCGGCCGCGTCGGCAACAAGCGGCACGTGCTGGCCGGTTCGGCGGTATGCACGCTGTTCTTCGAACCGTCCACCCGCACCCGCAGCTCGTTCCAGCTGGCCGCGCAGCGCCTGGGCGCCGACGTGCTGAACTTCGATGCCTCGACCTCGTCCACGCGCAAGGGCGAAACCGCCTGCGACACGCTGCGCAACCTGGAAGCGATGGGCGTGCGCGGCTTCGTCGTGCGCCACCCCGATGATGGCGCCGTCGCCGCACTGGCTGAAGCGGCGGGCGAGGGCACCGCACTGATCAATGCCGGCGACGGCCGCAGCTCGCACCCGACCCAGGGCCTGCTGGACATGCTGACCCTGCGCCAGGCCAAGGGCCCGGACTTCTCGAAGCTGAAGGTAGTGATTGTCGGCGACGTGAAGCACTCGCGCGTGGCCCGCACCGACCTGCATGCGCTGCGTACCCTGGGCGTGGGCGAGATCCGCGTATGCGGCCCGCAGTCGCTGCTGCCGGACGACGAGACCCTGAAGGGCTGCGTGGTCGGCGATGATTTCGACGCCATGCTGGAAGGTGTCGACGCGCTGATGATGCTGCGCCTGCAGCGCGAGCGCATGGAAGAAGGCCTGGTGCCGTCGCTGGAGCAGTACCACGCCGAGTACGGGCTGACCAACGAACGCCTGGCGCGCGCCGGCAAGGATGCTGCCGTGCTGCACCCGGGCCCGATCAACCGCGGCGTGGAAGTGACCGACGAGGTGGCCGACGGCCCGCAGTCGTGGGTACTGCGCCAGGTCGCCAACGGCGTCGCCGTGCGCATGGCCGTGCTGGAAACCCTGCTGGGCTGA
- a CDS encoding REP-associated tyrosine transposase yields the protein MNRARLRLGRHSLIGQTYLLTSVTQGRRRDFEDAAAAHVVMDLVRRIDAEGLTHSLAYVVMPDHIHWLVELRAFSLDYIMQRFKSSSALRINRMLGRSGRFWQSSYHDHAIRSDESLFRHAMYVVGNPIRVGLATQLGEYPHAWCRWGMDGKFEAIELSGSER from the coding sequence ATGAACCGAGCACGCCTGAGACTTGGCCGCCATTCCCTGATCGGACAAACCTACCTTCTGACCTCCGTCACCCAGGGACGTCGACGCGACTTCGAGGATGCCGCCGCGGCACACGTGGTGATGGACTTGGTCCGTCGCATCGACGCTGAAGGTCTGACGCACTCGCTTGCCTATGTGGTCATGCCAGACCACATCCATTGGCTTGTGGAGCTCCGCGCGTTCTCACTGGACTACATCATGCAACGCTTCAAATCGAGCAGTGCATTGCGGATCAATCGCATGCTCGGCCGGTCAGGAAGATTCTGGCAATCGAGCTATCACGATCACGCGATCCGCTCTGATGAATCGCTGTTCCGCCATGCGATGTACGTGGTGGGGAATCCGATCAGGGTAGGATTGGCAACGCAGCTTGGTGAGTATCCCCATGCGTGGTGTAGATGGGGGATGGATGGGAAGTTCGAGGCAATCGAGCTTTCTGGATCGGAGAGATAG
- a CDS encoding prolyl oligopeptidase family serine peptidase, with protein sequence MVRSMSRWLPLLALLMMTGCASLPDSARGRFEARAVKVDGETAYYQVFIPAGLKAPASASVPVILFLHGSGERGSDGIRQTHAGLGPYLREHPDFPALVVFPQAAKHSEWSGHNNRMALAALDATIAEFGADPSRQYLTGMSMGGYGSWNIALDDPRRFAAIVPVCGAVLAPRAKRPTLFVEQVAHESDPYAVIAQRLQHAPIWIFHGALDDVVPPDDDRRLHSAFQSANARDVRYTEYPEGNHNAWDATYADPAMWAWLFAQKR encoded by the coding sequence ATGGTCCGTTCCATGTCGCGCTGGCTGCCGCTGCTGGCCCTGCTGATGATGACCGGTTGTGCCTCGCTGCCGGACAGCGCGCGTGGTCGCTTCGAAGCCCGCGCAGTCAAAGTGGACGGCGAGACCGCCTACTACCAGGTGTTCATTCCGGCCGGGCTGAAGGCCCCGGCGTCCGCCAGTGTTCCGGTCATCCTGTTCCTGCATGGCTCGGGCGAGCGCGGCAGTGACGGCATCAGGCAGACCCACGCGGGGCTGGGCCCTTATCTGCGCGAGCATCCCGACTTCCCGGCCCTGGTTGTCTTCCCGCAGGCAGCAAAGCACTCGGAATGGAGCGGCCACAACAACCGCATGGCCCTGGCCGCGCTGGACGCAACGATCGCCGAGTTTGGCGCCGATCCTTCGCGCCAGTACCTGACCGGCATGTCGATGGGCGGCTACGGCAGCTGGAACATCGCCCTGGACGACCCACGCCGCTTTGCCGCGATCGTGCCGGTATGCGGCGCCGTGCTGGCACCGCGCGCGAAGCGACCGACCCTGTTCGTCGAGCAGGTCGCGCATGAGTCCGATCCTTACGCGGTGATCGCCCAGCGCCTGCAGCACGCACCGATCTGGATCTTCCACGGCGCACTGGATGATGTGGTGCCACCGGACGACGACCGCAGGCTGCACAGTGCCTTCCAGAGCGCCAACGCGCGCGACGTGCGCTACACCGAGTACCCGGAAGGCAACCATAACGCCTGGGACGCCACCTACGCCGATCCGGCGATGTGGGCCTGGCTATTCGCGCAGAAGCGCTGA
- the mgtE gene encoding magnesium transporter, with amino-acid sequence MAEAVRHDKTARQLRMLSDALDSGRLGPVRRLVNTLAPAEIGNLLESLPPGKREVVWGLVDPEDDGEVLVHVGEDVRESLLADMDPDEIIAAVEDLDIDDLADLVEDLPDTVIDEVLKSMDRENRERLEQVLSYPEDSAGRLMNPDVVTVRADVNVDVVLRYLRLRGELPDHTDHLFVVSRRHQYLGRVSLAALVTHEDTTPINRLIDDEQPAIDVGESDQEVARQFSDHDWISAPVVDDNNILIGRITIDDVVDIIRGQAEHQALGAAGLDEDEDLFSPVWRAMRRRLMWLSVNLCTAFLASSVVGHFEGTIDKLVALAVLMPIVAGLGGNAGTQVLALMVRGLALGQVGASNARTLLWKEVRVALLNGVMLGSVLGLIVLAWFHSPGLSAVIAIALTCNLLFAALAGVLVPLTLKRFGFDPALASGIFLTAVTDSMGFFTFLGLATLVLLH; translated from the coding sequence ATGGCTGAAGCTGTACGCCACGACAAGACTGCGCGCCAACTGCGGATGCTGTCCGATGCACTGGACAGCGGCCGGCTGGGGCCGGTGCGTCGGCTGGTCAACACCCTGGCCCCGGCCGAGATCGGCAACCTGCTCGAATCGCTGCCGCCGGGCAAGCGCGAGGTGGTGTGGGGCCTGGTCGATCCGGAAGATGACGGCGAGGTGCTGGTCCACGTCGGCGAGGACGTGCGCGAAAGCCTGCTCGCGGACATGGACCCGGACGAGATCATCGCCGCGGTCGAAGACCTGGACATCGACGACCTGGCCGACCTGGTCGAAGACCTGCCGGACACGGTCATCGACGAAGTCCTCAAGTCGATGGACCGCGAGAACCGCGAGCGCCTGGAACAGGTGCTGTCCTACCCCGAGGACAGCGCCGGCCGCCTGATGAATCCGGACGTGGTGACCGTGCGCGCCGACGTCAACGTCGATGTGGTGCTGCGCTACCTGCGCCTGCGCGGCGAACTGCCCGACCACACCGACCACCTGTTCGTGGTCAGCCGGCGGCACCAGTACCTCGGGCGGGTCTCGCTGGCCGCGCTGGTGACCCACGAGGACACCACCCCGATCAACCGCCTGATCGACGACGAGCAGCCGGCCATCGACGTCGGCGAGAGCGACCAGGAAGTGGCACGGCAGTTCTCCGACCATGACTGGATCTCCGCGCCAGTGGTGGACGACAACAACATCCTGATCGGCCGCATCACCATCGATGACGTGGTCGACATCATCCGCGGCCAGGCCGAGCACCAGGCGCTGGGCGCCGCCGGCCTGGACGAGGACGAGGATCTGTTCAGCCCGGTCTGGCGCGCCATGCGCCGGCGCCTGATGTGGCTGTCGGTGAACCTGTGCACCGCGTTCCTGGCCTCCAGCGTGGTCGGCCACTTCGAAGGCACCATCGACAAGCTGGTGGCGTTGGCGGTGCTGATGCCGATCGTGGCCGGCCTGGGTGGCAATGCCGGCACCCAGGTGCTGGCGCTGATGGTGCGCGGCCTGGCGCTGGGCCAGGTGGGCGCGTCCAATGCGCGCACGCTGCTGTGGAAGGAAGTGCGGGTCGCCCTGTTGAACGGCGTGATGCTGGGTTCGGTGCTGGGGCTGATCGTGCTGGCCTGGTTCCACTCGCCCGGCCTGTCGGCAGTGATCGCGATCGCGCTGACCTGCAACCTGCTGTTCGCCGCGCTGGCCGGCGTGCTGGTGCCACTGACGCTCAAACGCTTCGGCTTCGACCCGGCGCTGGCCAGCGGCATCTTCCTGACCGCAGTAACCGACTCGATGGGCTTCTTCACCTTCCTCGGCCTGGCCACCCTGGTGCTGCTGCACTGA
- the ptsP gene encoding phosphoenolpyruvate--protein phosphotransferase encodes MPRARAGQLPSGQRPVQLLAGHGAARGTAMGRARVRLPHALEVAEQRVAAHQVEAELARLHHAVDAARTEMHELRQRLHGALNQEVGEFLDLHALLLDDPELLYGLDELIRSGPYSAGYALRLQRDRLARVFDGMDDAYLKSRMDDLDHVIGRIHAFLQPERPPAMKGLAGEILVCDNIAPSELAQLQAQGVVGIVTAAGSALSHSAILARSLHLPLIVNVPQLLSRIADGDVLIIDGADGSITVNPQADNLRDYRARLKEHAREQRELGRLRSKPSRTRDQVDIALLANAESLEDVTQAHALGAQGLGLYRTEFLFLQRNELPDEEEQFQTYRDAALGMSGRPVTIRTLDLGADKADRTGLTLSNEENPALGLRGVRLSLARPKVADTQLRAILRASAYGKLRVLVPMVSTREELLAVRRRMLKLTEQLRGEGHMVSDHVPLGAMIEVPAAALALESFIDLVDFLSIGTNDLVQYLLAADRNNEALGELYSPLHPAVLRLLQMVIDTGARHRIPVAVCGEMAGDARMTPLLLALGLSEFSLHPGTLLEVRRAIREADLGALRARATKLLAARDRRGIERWLALVADTP; translated from the coding sequence GTGCCACGCGCACGCGCCGGCCAGCTCCCCTCCGGCCAGCGGCCGGTGCAGCTGCTGGCCGGCCATGGCGCAGCGCGCGGCACGGCCATGGGCCGCGCCCGCGTGCGCCTGCCGCATGCCCTGGAGGTGGCCGAACAGCGTGTCGCCGCCCACCAGGTCGAGGCCGAGCTCGCGCGCCTGCACCATGCGGTGGATGCGGCGCGCACGGAAATGCACGAGCTGCGCCAGCGCCTGCATGGGGCACTGAACCAGGAAGTGGGCGAGTTCCTCGACCTGCACGCGCTGCTGCTGGACGACCCCGAGCTGCTGTATGGCCTGGACGAACTGATCCGCAGCGGCCCGTACAGCGCCGGCTATGCGCTGCGCCTGCAGCGCGACCGCCTGGCCAGGGTCTTCGATGGCATGGACGATGCCTACCTGAAGAGCCGCATGGACGACCTGGACCATGTGATCGGCCGCATCCACGCCTTCCTGCAACCCGAGCGCCCGCCTGCGATGAAGGGCCTGGCCGGCGAGATCCTGGTCTGCGACAACATCGCCCCGTCCGAGCTGGCGCAGCTGCAGGCACAGGGCGTGGTCGGCATCGTCACCGCCGCCGGCAGCGCGCTGTCGCACAGCGCGATCCTGGCACGCAGCCTGCACCTGCCGCTGATCGTCAACGTACCGCAGCTGCTCAGCCGCATCGCCGATGGCGACGTGCTGATCATCGACGGCGCCGACGGCAGCATCACGGTCAACCCGCAGGCCGACAACCTGCGTGACTACCGCGCACGGCTGAAAGAGCATGCGCGCGAACAGCGCGAGCTGGGCCGCCTGCGCAGCAAGCCCAGCCGGACCCGCGACCAGGTCGACATCGCCCTGCTGGCCAACGCCGAATCGCTGGAGGACGTGACCCAGGCGCATGCGCTGGGCGCGCAGGGGCTGGGCCTGTACCGCACCGAATTCCTGTTCCTGCAGCGCAACGAGCTGCCGGACGAGGAAGAACAGTTCCAGACCTACCGCGATGCCGCGCTGGGCATGAGCGGGCGTCCGGTCACCATCCGCACGCTCGACCTGGGCGCGGACAAGGCCGATCGCACCGGCCTTACCTTGAGCAACGAAGAGAATCCGGCACTGGGCCTGCGCGGCGTGCGCCTGTCGCTGGCGCGGCCGAAGGTGGCCGACACCCAGCTGCGCGCGATCCTGCGCGCCTCGGCCTACGGCAAGCTGCGCGTGCTGGTTCCGATGGTCAGTACCCGCGAGGAGCTGCTGGCGGTGCGCCGGCGCATGCTCAAGCTGACCGAACAGCTGCGCGGCGAGGGCCACATGGTGTCCGACCATGTGCCGCTGGGCGCGATGATCGAAGTCCCCGCGGCCGCACTGGCACTGGAGAGCTTCATCGATCTGGTCGACTTCCTGTCGATCGGCACCAACGACCTGGTGCAGTACCTGCTCGCCGCCGACCGCAACAACGAAGCGCTGGGCGAGCTCTACTCGCCGTTGCACCCGGCCGTGCTGCGGCTTCTGCAGATGGTGATCGACACCGGCGCGCGCCACCGCATCCCGGTCGCTGTCTGCGGCGAGATGGCCGGCGATGCGCGGATGACGCCACTGCTGCTGGCGCTGGGCCTGAGCGAGTTCAGCCTGCATCCCGGTACGTTGCTGGAGGTGCGCCGGGCGATCCGCGAGGCCGACCTGGGCGCCTTGCGCGCCCGCGCGACGAAGCTGCTGGCCGCGCGCGACCGCCGCGGCATCGAGCGCTGGCTGGCACTGGTGGCAGACACGCCCTGA
- a CDS encoding HPr family phosphocarrier protein yields the protein MLERELTVSNRLGLHARATAKLVQTLAPFRCNVTMAAKGREINAKSIMGVMLLAAGQGTPVTVRINGEDEAAAMEAVVGLFERRFDEDS from the coding sequence ATGCTTGAACGAGAACTCACCGTCAGCAACCGCCTGGGCCTGCATGCCCGGGCCACCGCCAAGCTGGTGCAGACCCTGGCGCCGTTCCGCTGCAACGTGACCATGGCCGCCAAGGGCCGTGAGATCAACGCCAAGAGCATCATGGGCGTGATGCTGCTGGCTGCCGGCCAGGGCACCCCGGTCACCGTGCGCATCAACGGCGAGGACGAAGCCGCCGCGATGGAGGCGGTGGTGGGCCTGTTCGAACGCCGTTTCGACGAGGACAGCTGA
- a CDS encoding PTS sugar transporter subunit IIA, whose translation MTCGILLVTHPGVGTALLEVATRLLRQLPLKTEAFEVPFDADLDALLPLASAALRRVDGGEGVLILTDLYGASPANLAGQLARLGTPVRRVSALSLPMLLRVMNYPEQGLDQLPATAAAGTRNGAIVDDA comes from the coding sequence ATGACCTGTGGCATTCTCCTCGTAACACATCCCGGGGTCGGGACCGCCCTGCTTGAGGTGGCGACCCGGCTCCTGCGGCAATTGCCGCTGAAGACCGAAGCTTTCGAAGTACCGTTCGACGCAGACCTGGACGCCCTGCTCCCGCTCGCCTCGGCCGCCCTGCGGCGGGTCGACGGCGGTGAAGGCGTGCTGATCCTGACCGACCTGTACGGCGCCAGCCCCGCCAACCTTGCCGGGCAGCTGGCCCGGCTGGGGACCCCGGTTCGCCGGGTGTCGGCGCTGAGCCTGCCGATGTTGCTGCGGGTGATGAATTATCCGGAACAGGGACTGGATCAACTGCCCGCCACAGCCGCGGCGGGTACCCGTAATGGAGCGATAGTCGACGATGCTTGA